From a region of the Gossypium raimondii isolate GPD5lz chromosome 10, ASM2569854v1, whole genome shotgun sequence genome:
- the LOC105777324 gene encoding histone-lysine N-methyltransferase ATX2 isoform X2, whose product MAFPEKGDEEDADTPIRYVSLDRVYSSASVCVSATNSSNVMSKKVKARKLIVDNDHPLKTHNPPVVHVYSRRLKRPRQCVSFYDSLLEGESQKTAVKSEIDESLRKKRRIGSNELANLGVDSSVLCQSDRPRLRDCRNNCSVNNNVNSNSVKKRKHNSTLNSQRSFTASATAKKWVRLSFDGVDPKAFIGLQCKVFWPLDADWYLGRVVGYNLETNRHHVEYVDGDEEDLILSNERLKFHVSHEEMERLNLSFSVDSTKDDDHDYDEMVALAASRDDCQELEPGDIIWAKLTGHAMWPAIVVDESLLGDRKGLSKISGGRSVPVQFFGTHDFARIKLKQVVSFLKGLLSSFHRKCKKPRFSRGLEEARLFLCEQKLPRRMLQLQNGIVVDGGEASSEDEGGKDSIDDHLKKDQGIQITLGGHGGSSYVIGGLQIINLGKVVKDSEYFQDDGIIWPEGYTAVRKFTSVKDPSVCTLYRMEVLRDPQSKNHPLFRVTSDEEKFEGPDPSACWNMIYERIRKRQNDSSDCKAGKGRLFEPGADMFGFSNPEVTKLIQGLSKSRLSSKFSAFKLASGRFRDLPAGYRPVRVDWKDLDKCSVCHMDEEYENNLFLQCDKCRMMVHARCYGELEPLDGILWLCNLCRPGAPESPPSCCLCPVIGGAMKPTTDGRWAHLACAIWIPETCLSDVKRMEPIDGLNRISKDRWKLLCSICGVSYGACIQCSNPTCRVAYHPLCARAAGLCVELEDEDRLFLLSVDEDDEDQCIRLLSFCKKHRQPSNDRVASDERFGRIARRCSDYTPPLNPSGCARTEPYSHFGRRGRKEPEALAAASLKRLFVENQPYLVGGCCQHGMSGSTVPNNRVSGIKFSFSLNKLKAPQLDAPNNILSVAEKYDYMKQTFRRRLAFEEAATCE is encoded by the exons ATGGCATTTCCCGAAAAAGGAGATGAGGAAGACGCCGACACTCCGATTCGCTACGTTTCCTTGGACCGTGTCTACTCCTCCGCTTCTGTTTGCGTAAGCGCCACTAACTCATCCAACGTCATGTCCAAGAAGGTCAAAGCTCGTAAACTCATCGTCGACAACGATCACCCCCTCAAAACCCACAATCCCCCGGTCGTGCATGTCTACTCTCGCCGCCTTAAAAGGCCTCGCCAATGCGTCTCTTTCTACGATTCCTTGCTCGAAGGAGAGAGCCAAAAAACAGCCGTCAAAAGTGAAATTGATGAGAGTTTGAGGAAAAAGAGGAGGATTGGGAGTAATGAGTTAGCCAATTTAGGGGTTGATTCGAGTGTTTTGTGTCAGTCGGATCGCCCGCGTTTGAGGGATTGTAGAAATAATTGTAGTGTTAATAATAATGTGAATAGTAATTCTGTTAAGAAAAGGAAGCATAATTCTACTCTGAACTCTCAGCGGAGTTTCACTGCTTCTGCTACTGCTAAGAAATGGGTCAG GTTGAGTTTCGATGGTGTTGATCCAAAAGCATTCATTGGATTGCAATGCAAG GTTTTTTGGCCTTTGGATGCTGATTGGTACTTGGGTCGAGTTGTTGGGTACAATTTGGAGACTAATAGACATCAT GTTGAATATGTTGATGGAGATGAGGAGGATTTGATTCTTTCTAATGAGAGACTGAAGTTTCATGTTTCTCATGAAGAGATGGAGCGCTTGAACTTGAGTTTCAGTGTTGATAGTACAAAAGATGATGACCATGATTATGATGAGATGGTTGCATTGGCTGCCAGTCGAGATGACTGTCAAGAACTTGAACCTGGGGATATTATATGGGCGAAACTTACTG GTCACGCAATGTGGCCAGCAATTGTGGTAGATGAATCACTTCTTGGTGACCGTAAAGGTTTGAGCAAGATTTCTGGTGGAAGATCAGTTCCAGTGCAATTTTTTGGCACCCATGATTTTGCAAG AATCAAATTGAAACAGGTGGTCTCATTTCTCAAGGGACTTCTTTCATCATTCCATCGGAAGTGCAAGAAACCTCGTTTTTCTAGGGGCTTGGAGGAAGCCAGACt CTTTCTTTGTGAACAGAAGCTTCCAAGAAGAATGTTACAACTGCAAAATGGAATTGTTGTGGATGGTGGTGAAGCAAGTAGTGAAGATGAAGGAGGTAAAGATTCTATTGACGATCACCTAAAAAAAGATCAGGGGATTCAGATAACTCTTGGTGGACATGGAGGTTCTTCTTATGTAATAGGAGGCTTACAAATAATTAACCTAG GAAAAGTTGTCAAGGACTCAGAATATTTCCAAGATGATGGGATAATTTGGCCTGAAGGATACACTGCTGTGAGAAAGTTTACTTCAGTAAAAG ATCCTAGTGTTTGTACCTTGTATAGGATGGAGGTGCTGAGGGATCCTCAGTCAAAGAATCATCCTCTATTTAGGGTGACAAGTGATGAAGAGAAG TTTGAAGGACCAGACCCATCAGCTTGTTGGAATATGATTTATGAAAGGATAAGAAAGAGGCAGAATGATTCTTCTGATTGCAAGGCTGGAAAAGGAAGACTCTTTGAACCTGGTGCTGACATGTTTGGTTTCTCAAATCCTGAAGTTACAAAACTAATACAG GGGTTGTCAAAATCCAGACTTTCTTCAAAGTTCTCGGCATTCAAGTTGGCCTCTGGAAGATTTCGAGACCTACCTGCTGGTTATAGACCTGTTCGTGTTGACTGGAAAGACTTAGATAAGTGTAGTGTCTGCCACATGGATGAG GAGTATGAGAACAATCTATTCCTCCAGTGTGACAAATGCAGAATGATG GTCCATGCTAGATGCTATGGCGAACTTGAGCCTCTTGATGGTATTCTATGGTTGTGCAACTTATGCCGCCCTGGGGCTCCTGAGTCCCCTCCGTCTTGCTGTCTTTGCCCTGTTATAG GGGGTGCAATGAAGCCTACGACTGATGGCCGTTGGGCTCATCTGGCTTGTGCCATTTGGATACCTG AAACATGTCTATCTGATGTCAAGAGAATGGAACCCATTGATGGGCTAAATAGAATCAGCAAG GACCGCTGGAAACTGCTGTGTAGTATCTGCGGTGTATCTTATGGAGCTTGTATTCAA TGTTCAAACCCTACATGTCGGGTAGCATATCATCCACTCTGTGCACGTGCTGCAGGTCTCTGTGTTGAG CTTGAAGATGAGGACAGATTGTTCCTCCTCTCTgtagatgaagatgatgaagatcagTGTATTCGTCTACTTTCCTTTTGCAAGAAGCATAGGCAACCATCTAATGATCGGGTAGCTTCTGATGAACGATTTGGCCGAATAGCACGACGTTGTTCTGATTATACTCCACCTCTTAATCCTTCTGGTTGTGCTCGGACCG AGCCTTACAGTCATTTTGGAAGAAGAGGCCGGAAAGAACCTGAAGCCCTTGCTGCTGCATCTCTAAAGCGCTTGTTTGTAGAGAATCAACCCTACTTGGTTGGTGGCTGCTGCCAACATGGAATGTCAGGCAGCACAGTGCCTAACAATAGAGTCAGTGGTATCAAATTCTCTTTTAGTCTTAACAAGCTTAAAGCCCCCCAGCTCGATGCTCCTAACAACATTCTCTCTGTGGCTGAGAAGTATGATTACATGAAGCAGACCTTTCGAAGGAGACTGGCATTTG AGGAGGCTGCAACTTGTGAATAA
- the LOC105775351 gene encoding uncharacterized protein LOC105775351 has product MFLLPGLVITLYATGALNTVLSKDHQYEICRFLYNHQASNVHCVNLLSIFDPDRCLEHMNGQGIIHYLQKYGYVLTFFLFIQTKTTHIGGSCFLFPTTAPFSD; this is encoded by the exons ATGTTTCTACTTCCTGGTTTG GTTATTACATTATATGCTACTGGAGCCTTGAATACTGTCCTATCAAAGGATCATCAATATGAGATATGCAGATTTCTGTACAATCATCAGGCAAGCAATGTGCACTGTGTCAACCTTTTGTCGATATTTGATCCTGATAGGTGCTTGGAGCATATGAATGGTCAGGGAATAATCCACTACCTCCAGAAGTATGGCTATGTCCTTACTTTCTTCCTATTCATCCAG acaAAGACAACTCATATTGGAGGATCTTGTTTCCTATTTCCAACCACTGCTCCCTTTTCAGACTAG
- the LOC105777324 gene encoding histone-lysine N-methyltransferase ATX2 isoform X1, with protein MAFPEKGDEEDADTPIRYVSLDRVYSSASVCVSATNSSNVMSKKVKARKLIVDNDHPLKTHNPPVVHVYSRRLKRPRQCVSFYDSLLEGESQKTAVKSEIDESLRKKRRIGSNELANLGVDSSVLCQSDRPRLRDCRNNCSVNNNVNSNSVKKRKHNSTLNSQRSFTASATAKKWVRLSFDGVDPKAFIGLQCKVFWPLDADWYLGRVVGYNLETNRHHVEYVDGDEEDLILSNERLKFHVSHEEMERLNLSFSVDSTKDDDHDYDEMVALAASRDDCQELEPGDIIWAKLTGHAMWPAIVVDESLLGDRKGLSKISGGRSVPVQFFGTHDFARIKLKQVVSFLKGLLSSFHRKCKKPRFSRGLEEARLFLCEQKLPRRMLQLQNGIVVDGGEASSEDEGGKDSIDDHLKKDQGIQITLGGHGGSSYVIGGLQIINLGKVVKDSEYFQDDGIIWPEGYTAVRKFTSVKDPSVCTLYRMEVLRDPQSKNHPLFRVTSDEEKFEGPDPSACWNMIYERIRKRQNDSSDCKAGKGRLFEPGADMFGFSNPEVTKLIQGLSKSRLSSKFSAFKLASGRFRDLPAGYRPVRVDWKDLDKCSVCHMDEEYENNLFLQCDKCRMMVHARCYGELEPLDGILWLCNLCRPGAPESPPSCCLCPVIGGAMKPTTDGRWAHLACAIWIPETCLSDVKRMEPIDGLNRISKDRWKLLCSICGVSYGACIQCSNPTCRVAYHPLCARAAGLCVELEDEDRLFLLSVDEDDEDQCIRLLSFCKKHRQPSNDRVASDERFGRIARRCSDYTPPLNPSGCARTEPYSHFGRRGRKEPEALAAASLKRLFVENQPYLVGGCCQHGMSGSTVPNNRVSGIKFSFSLNKLKAPQLDAPNNILSVAEKYDYMKQTFRRRLAFGKSGIHGFGIFAKHPHRAGDMVIEYTGELVRPSIADRREHFIYNSLVGAGTYLFRIDNERVIDATRAGSIAHLINHSCEPNCYSRVISVHGNEHIIIFAKRDIKRWEELTYDYRFFSIDERLACYCGFPRCRGVVNDTEAEEQVSKILVNRGELIQWTGE; from the exons ATGGCATTTCCCGAAAAAGGAGATGAGGAAGACGCCGACACTCCGATTCGCTACGTTTCCTTGGACCGTGTCTACTCCTCCGCTTCTGTTTGCGTAAGCGCCACTAACTCATCCAACGTCATGTCCAAGAAGGTCAAAGCTCGTAAACTCATCGTCGACAACGATCACCCCCTCAAAACCCACAATCCCCCGGTCGTGCATGTCTACTCTCGCCGCCTTAAAAGGCCTCGCCAATGCGTCTCTTTCTACGATTCCTTGCTCGAAGGAGAGAGCCAAAAAACAGCCGTCAAAAGTGAAATTGATGAGAGTTTGAGGAAAAAGAGGAGGATTGGGAGTAATGAGTTAGCCAATTTAGGGGTTGATTCGAGTGTTTTGTGTCAGTCGGATCGCCCGCGTTTGAGGGATTGTAGAAATAATTGTAGTGTTAATAATAATGTGAATAGTAATTCTGTTAAGAAAAGGAAGCATAATTCTACTCTGAACTCTCAGCGGAGTTTCACTGCTTCTGCTACTGCTAAGAAATGGGTCAG GTTGAGTTTCGATGGTGTTGATCCAAAAGCATTCATTGGATTGCAATGCAAG GTTTTTTGGCCTTTGGATGCTGATTGGTACTTGGGTCGAGTTGTTGGGTACAATTTGGAGACTAATAGACATCAT GTTGAATATGTTGATGGAGATGAGGAGGATTTGATTCTTTCTAATGAGAGACTGAAGTTTCATGTTTCTCATGAAGAGATGGAGCGCTTGAACTTGAGTTTCAGTGTTGATAGTACAAAAGATGATGACCATGATTATGATGAGATGGTTGCATTGGCTGCCAGTCGAGATGACTGTCAAGAACTTGAACCTGGGGATATTATATGGGCGAAACTTACTG GTCACGCAATGTGGCCAGCAATTGTGGTAGATGAATCACTTCTTGGTGACCGTAAAGGTTTGAGCAAGATTTCTGGTGGAAGATCAGTTCCAGTGCAATTTTTTGGCACCCATGATTTTGCAAG AATCAAATTGAAACAGGTGGTCTCATTTCTCAAGGGACTTCTTTCATCATTCCATCGGAAGTGCAAGAAACCTCGTTTTTCTAGGGGCTTGGAGGAAGCCAGACt CTTTCTTTGTGAACAGAAGCTTCCAAGAAGAATGTTACAACTGCAAAATGGAATTGTTGTGGATGGTGGTGAAGCAAGTAGTGAAGATGAAGGAGGTAAAGATTCTATTGACGATCACCTAAAAAAAGATCAGGGGATTCAGATAACTCTTGGTGGACATGGAGGTTCTTCTTATGTAATAGGAGGCTTACAAATAATTAACCTAG GAAAAGTTGTCAAGGACTCAGAATATTTCCAAGATGATGGGATAATTTGGCCTGAAGGATACACTGCTGTGAGAAAGTTTACTTCAGTAAAAG ATCCTAGTGTTTGTACCTTGTATAGGATGGAGGTGCTGAGGGATCCTCAGTCAAAGAATCATCCTCTATTTAGGGTGACAAGTGATGAAGAGAAG TTTGAAGGACCAGACCCATCAGCTTGTTGGAATATGATTTATGAAAGGATAAGAAAGAGGCAGAATGATTCTTCTGATTGCAAGGCTGGAAAAGGAAGACTCTTTGAACCTGGTGCTGACATGTTTGGTTTCTCAAATCCTGAAGTTACAAAACTAATACAG GGGTTGTCAAAATCCAGACTTTCTTCAAAGTTCTCGGCATTCAAGTTGGCCTCTGGAAGATTTCGAGACCTACCTGCTGGTTATAGACCTGTTCGTGTTGACTGGAAAGACTTAGATAAGTGTAGTGTCTGCCACATGGATGAG GAGTATGAGAACAATCTATTCCTCCAGTGTGACAAATGCAGAATGATG GTCCATGCTAGATGCTATGGCGAACTTGAGCCTCTTGATGGTATTCTATGGTTGTGCAACTTATGCCGCCCTGGGGCTCCTGAGTCCCCTCCGTCTTGCTGTCTTTGCCCTGTTATAG GGGGTGCAATGAAGCCTACGACTGATGGCCGTTGGGCTCATCTGGCTTGTGCCATTTGGATACCTG AAACATGTCTATCTGATGTCAAGAGAATGGAACCCATTGATGGGCTAAATAGAATCAGCAAG GACCGCTGGAAACTGCTGTGTAGTATCTGCGGTGTATCTTATGGAGCTTGTATTCAA TGTTCAAACCCTACATGTCGGGTAGCATATCATCCACTCTGTGCACGTGCTGCAGGTCTCTGTGTTGAG CTTGAAGATGAGGACAGATTGTTCCTCCTCTCTgtagatgaagatgatgaagatcagTGTATTCGTCTACTTTCCTTTTGCAAGAAGCATAGGCAACCATCTAATGATCGGGTAGCTTCTGATGAACGATTTGGCCGAATAGCACGACGTTGTTCTGATTATACTCCACCTCTTAATCCTTCTGGTTGTGCTCGGACCG AGCCTTACAGTCATTTTGGAAGAAGAGGCCGGAAAGAACCTGAAGCCCTTGCTGCTGCATCTCTAAAGCGCTTGTTTGTAGAGAATCAACCCTACTTGGTTGGTGGCTGCTGCCAACATGGAATGTCAGGCAGCACAGTGCCTAACAATAGAGTCAGTGGTATCAAATTCTCTTTTAGTCTTAACAAGCTTAAAGCCCCCCAGCTCGATGCTCCTAACAACATTCTCTCTGTGGCTGAGAAGTATGATTACATGAAGCAGACCTTTCGAAGGAGACTGGCATTTG GGAAATCAGGAATTCACGGGTTTGGAATCTTTGCAAAGCATCCACATAGGGCAGGAGACATG GTGATTGAATATACTGGTGAACTTGTTAGACCTTCTATAGCTGATAGGAGGGAGCATTTCATATACAACTCATTAGTG GGTGCTGGGACTTATTTGTTCCGAATTGATAATGAAAGAGTGATTGATGCCACTAGAGCAGGGAGCATAGCACATCTAATCAATCACTCATGTGAA CCAAATTGCTATTCAAGGGTTATTAGTGTTCATGGCAATGAGCATATTATCATTTTTGCAAAGAGAGATATTAAACGATGGGAAGAGCTGACATATGATTATAG ATTCTTTTCCATTGATGAGCGTTTGGCATGTTACTGTGGTTTTCCAAGATGCCGGGGTGTTGTTAATGATACTGAAGCTGAGGAGCAAGTCTCAAAGATATTAGTAAACCGCGGTGAATTAATACAATGGACTGGAGAATGA